One genomic window of Solanum dulcamara chromosome 10, daSolDulc1.2, whole genome shotgun sequence includes the following:
- the LOC129871025 gene encoding MYB-like transcription factor ETC3 isoform X1 — MADLDCSSTSNNASMDSPAFETDKEETWKLEFSEDEDFLVAKMFNLVGERWSLIAGRIPGRTAEEIEKYWNSRHSTRHTIWRKNKCRKVERVRRERRDKIKKI, encoded by the exons ATGGCTGATTTGGATTGTTCAAGCACATCAAATAATGCCTCCATGGACTCTCCCG CATTTGAGACCGACAAGGAAGAAACCTGGAAGCTTGAATTTTCAGAAGACGAGGATTTCCTTGTTGCTAAAATGTTCAACTTGGTTGGTGAGAG GTGGTCATTAATTGCTGGAAGAATTCCAGGGAGAACTGCTGAGGAAATTGAGAAGTACTGGAACTCAAGACACTCCACCAGGca CACAATATGGAGAAAAAATAAGTGTCGCAAGGTTGAAAG GGTGAGGAGAGAAAGACGAgataagataaagaaaatatga
- the LOC129871025 gene encoding MYB-like transcription factor ETC3 isoform X2, with the protein MADLDCSSTSNNASMDSPAFETDKEETWKLEFSEDEDFLVAKMFNLVGERWSLIAGRIPGRTAEEIEKYWNSRHSTRHTIWRKNKCRKVERPDYYILSIG; encoded by the exons ATGGCTGATTTGGATTGTTCAAGCACATCAAATAATGCCTCCATGGACTCTCCCG CATTTGAGACCGACAAGGAAGAAACCTGGAAGCTTGAATTTTCAGAAGACGAGGATTTCCTTGTTGCTAAAATGTTCAACTTGGTTGGTGAGAG GTGGTCATTAATTGCTGGAAGAATTCCAGGGAGAACTGCTGAGGAAATTGAGAAGTACTGGAACTCAAGACACTCCACCAGGca CACAATATGGAGAAAAAATAAGTGTCGCAAGGTTGAAAG GCCAGACTATTATATCCTCTCAATAGGGTGA